From the Buchnera aphidicola (Macrosiphum euphorbiae) genome, the window AACTTATACGTTTCATATTTAAAAGTAAAAAATAATTAGTTTTTAATTAATAAATATTATATTTTAAACGTAATTATTATCTTCAATAAGTTTTTAAGTAATTTAATGTGAGTAATAAATAATGTTTGAAAATTTAACTCAACGTCTTTCAAATAGTTTAAAGAAAATTATAAATAAAGGAAGACTTACAGAAGAAAATATTAAAGATACTATAAGAGAAGTTCGAAAAGCTTTATTAGAAGCAGATGTAACATTATCAGTCATCAAAAAATTTATAGAAAATGTTAAAAAAAAATCAATTGGTAAACAAATAAATAAAAGTTTAACTCCTGGACAAGAATTTATAAAAATAGTTAAACATGAATTAATCTTAGCAATGGGTGAAAAAAACAATTCTTTAAATTTATCTATTAAACCACCAGCAATTATATTAGTAGTTGGTTTACAGGGATCGGGCAAAACTACTAGTTTAGCAAAACTAGGAAAATGGATTAAAGATAAATACAAAAAAAAAATATTAATTATATCTACTGATATTTATCGTTCAGCTGCTATTACACAACTCCAAATATTATCTCAGCAAATTGAGGTAGATTTTTTTGTACCTAGTGAAAATCAAGAACCAATAGAAATAACTAAAAAAGCAATAAAATATGCAAAATTAAAATTATATGACATTTTATTAATTGATACAGCGGGGCGTTTACATATTGATAAAAAGATGATGAATGAAATCCATCAAATACAAAATTTATCACAACCCATTGAGACACTATTGGTAGTAGATTCAATGATGGGTCAAGATGCCATAAATATGGCAAAAATATTCAATGATCATTTATTAATATCTGGTATTATATTAACTAAAACAGATGGTGATTCCAGGAGCGGAATTGCTTTATCTATGAGATATATCACTGGAAAACCTATCAAATTTATAGGAACAGGAGAAAAAATAACATCTTTAGAAGCATTTTATCCTGAAAGAATAGTTGATAGAATTCTAGGAATGAATGATATCATATCTCTTATTGAAGATATTGAAGAAAAAATAGATCAATCACAACTTCAAAAGTTAACAAAAAAATTAAAAAAAGGTCATGATTTTAATCTAAATGATTTTTTAGAACAAATTAAACAAATGAAAAAAATAGGAGGTTTAAGTTATTTTATAGACAAATTTTCTATAAATCATCAATTATCTAATAATATATCATTATTAAATACAGATAAAAATACTTTAAATAAAGCAGAAGCAATGATATGTTCTATGACGCCTAAAGAAAGAAAAAAACCAATGATTATAAAAGGTTCAAGAAAACGTAGAATAGCTTTAGGATCTGGAACAAAAATACAAGATGTAAATAAACTATTAAAAAATTTTGATGACATACGAAGAATTATGAAAAAAATTAAAACTGATGGAATAACAAAAGTAATGCGTGGAATAAAAAATATACTACCTAAAAAATTTTAAAAAATTATATTATAAAAATATAGATTTAGTAAATTTTTTATACTTTTTAATACAAAAAATATAAATTTATTTTTTAATTGATTTTAAATAATCCTTTTAATTTAACAACTTTTAAGAAGAAAAAGATATGGTAAAAATTCGTTTAGCTAAATATGGGACAAAAAAATGTCCTTTTTATAAGATGGTGGTAGCAGATAGTCGTTTTTCTAGAAACGGTCGTTTTATTGAACGTTTAGGATATTTTAATCCTATTGCTAGAGGAAAATCTGAAGAACTAAAATTAGATCTAGACCGTATTAAATACTGGACTAATCAAGGTGCTCAAATGTCAGAAAGAACTAAAAAACTAATAAAATTACTAAACAAAAAGAGGTAAGATTATAAATATCAGTATTAATATACCAGAAAAACCATTATTAATAGGAAAAGTTGGAAAATCTTACGGCGTATTAGGCTGGATAAATATTTTTTCTTTTACAGAAAAAAAAGACGCTATATTTAATTATCTTCCGTGGTTTTTTTTTAAAGAGAAAAAATGGAAAAGAGTTCAAATTGAAAATTGGAAAAAATATAAAAACCATTTCATT encodes:
- the ffh gene encoding signal recognition particle protein translates to MFENLTQRLSNSLKKIINKGRLTEENIKDTIREVRKALLEADVTLSVIKKFIENVKKKSIGKQINKSLTPGQEFIKIVKHELILAMGEKNNSLNLSIKPPAIILVVGLQGSGKTTSLAKLGKWIKDKYKKKILIISTDIYRSAAITQLQILSQQIEVDFFVPSENQEPIEITKKAIKYAKLKLYDILLIDTAGRLHIDKKMMNEIHQIQNLSQPIETLLVVDSMMGQDAINMAKIFNDHLLISGIILTKTDGDSRSGIALSMRYITGKPIKFIGTGEKITSLEAFYPERIVDRILGMNDIISLIEDIEEKIDQSQLQKLTKKLKKGHDFNLNDFLEQIKQMKKIGGLSYFIDKFSINHQLSNNISLLNTDKNTLNKAEAMICSMTPKERKKPMIIKGSRKRRIALGSGTKIQDVNKLLKNFDDIRRIMKKIKTDGITKVMRGIKNILPKKF
- the rpsP gene encoding 30S ribosomal protein S16; translation: MVKIRLAKYGTKKCPFYKMVVADSRFSRNGRFIERLGYFNPIARGKSEELKLDLDRIKYWTNQGAQMSERTKKLIKLLNKKR